The Humulus lupulus chromosome 4, drHumLupu1.1, whole genome shotgun sequence genome has a window encoding:
- the LOC133832765 gene encoding uncharacterized protein LOC133832765, with product MELLRKCPHHVIEKWMLVHNFYNGLNGTTRTIIDVAAGGAFMSKSANEAYELLEEMEMNNYQWPIERGQPKKVAGIMELDAISMLTAQVVALTKQLQKTALPSQAMQVHNLCELCGTTHPPNQCPALDMNNVPMEEVQAIGNYQRQPNNPNSMSYNPGWKNYPNFSWFNNQNTLQPYPPPQPQYQPPQNRPPYQQHAQQHTPPGYYQPQNRPHPMPMKPGEPQPDCQAITLRSGTRYEGPEKNQSEEEGLKGNTQGIDKEKSNDEKVTEDLRKEEEVPPVSIKHHVRIPYP from the exons ATGGAGTTGTTAAGGAAATGTCCACACCATGTtatagaaaagtggatgttggtgcataatttttacaatgggttgAATGGAACAACTAGGACAATTATAGATGTTGCGGCGGGAGGTGCTTTTATGagtaagagtgctaatgaggcgTATGAGTTATTAGAGGAGATGGAGATGAATAATTACCAGTGGCCAATTGAAAGGGGAcaaccaaagaaggtggctggaatAATGGAATTGGATGCCATATCAATGCTTACAGCTCAAGTAGTTGCCTTGACAAAGCAACTACAAAAGACTGCACTCCCAtctcaagctatgcaagttcaCAACCTATGTGAATTGTGTGGTACAACCCATCCACCCAACCAATGCCCTGCTCTAGATATGAATAATGTGCCCATGGAAGAAGTACAAGCTATAGGGAATTACCAGAGACAACCCAATAATCCCAATTCCATGTCCTACAACCCAGGTTGGAAGAACTATCCTAATTTTTCCTGGTTCAATAACCAAAACACTCTACAACCTTACCCTCCACCTCAGCCACAATATCAACCtccacaaaatagaccaccatATCAACAACATGCACAACAACACACTCCACCAGgatattatcaaccacaaaatagacctCACCCAATGCCAATGAAACCAGGTGAACCTCAACCTGAT TGTCAAGctattactttgaggagtggaacaAGGTATGAAGGGCCAGAGAAGAATCAGTCAGAAGAAGAAGGTCTGAAGGGAAATACACAAGGCATAGACAAAGAGAAGTCTAATGACgaaaaggttactgaagaccttaggAAGGAAGAGGAGGTACCACCTGTGAGTATTAAGCATCACGTTAGAATTCCATATCCATAA